CGGGTTTGCTCGCCGCGTTCGCCCGCAGCTCGCGCCGGGCGTCGGGCGGCAGTTCGCTCGCGTCGCCGTACCAGCACCCGGTCCACACCGGGAAGCTGGGGTCCCCCTGTTCGAACTCCATCCAGACGCCGACGCCGGGTGGCGGTACCACGAACTGTCCGGACTCGGGTCCGGTGAACGGCAGGCAGGGCAGCGCCCAGGTGGACGGCTCGTCGCCGAGGACGTCCGGGACCTCGGCCGTGATCCGGCCGAGCCGCAACGGGTCGTCGTTGCTGACCACCCGGCCGCGGAACTTGCCGAGGTAGCGATTGCTGGGTGCCGCCATGGTCGGGGTGCTCTCCTCGTCGGTGGGTCGGGTGGGTCGGGTGGGTCGGGTGGGTCACGGCCGGACGGTGTCGCCGCGTGCTTCCAGGCCCTCCCGGGAGAGGGTGAAGTTCTGCTGGAAGGAGCCCGGACGGAGGTTGTGGGTGACGGACTTGACGAAGTAGTCGCCGTCGTAAGCCCGTCCGGCGCCGCGGACGCCGACGAGCCGGCGCGGCTGGAGGAGGTAGCCGTGCCGGCCGACGTCGAGCGAACCGGAGCCGGAGATGACGTCGGCGGAGACGGCGGCGCGGGCGAGGAGTTCGGCCTCGGCCTGCTCGCGCTGCTGCTTGGCGGTGCCGGAGAGGGTCTTGCGTTTGAGCGCCGGGGTGGGCCGACGGCCGAGCGGCGGGCGCAGGGGGCTGACCGGCGGCTGGGGCAGCAGGGTGGACTGGCGGGTGCCGGGGTCCTGCCAGCGCGCCTGGGGCTCCTCGCGGGCGGTGCCGTCGTAGGCGAAGGTCAGCTGATCCACGGTGGACAGGGCGTCCATGTTGACGTTGAGGGCGTGCTGGCGCAGTCCGATGCGCACCTCGGGGCCCCAGCGTGCCGCGGAGTGGCCGGGGCCGGGGCCGGGCTCCAGGTAGAAGGTGTATCCGTTGGCGCGGGCCAGTTCGGTGACGTACTGGAGGTCGGTGCCGGTCTGGTAGTGGACGCGGAGGTCCTGGTGCGGGGGCTGGGCGATCTTCTCCTGGTAGACGTCGGGGCGGATGCCGTAGTCGGAGTACCGGCGCAGGATCGCCAGCACCCGCTGGGACGGCGGCAGGTTGGGGTAGCGGGCGGTGCGTTCCTCCAGGTCCATCAGCAGCGTCAGGTCCTCGCCGGTGACGGTCAGGGTGGAGTGGCCGGGGAGGTTGCTGGCGCCGACCTCCTGGCGGACGATCAGCCCGTCGAAGAGCACTTCGGGGGTGCCGCGGACGCTGACGGTGACGATGACGCGGGTCTTCGGGTCGAAGAAGCCCTCGGGCAGCAGTCGTCTGCTGAGGAGCCCGTTCTTCGTGAGGTCGAAGGCGAACTGGAATCCGCTGCGCTCCCCCGCCGTGGTCGTGATCTGCGCCGACAGCAGCGCCTCGGCGACCTCCAGGGGGACCGGGCGGGCGAGCTTGGGTCCCATGAGGAGCTGGATGTGGACGGGGCCGTGCCCCACGGGCTGCTCAGACACGCCGCTCTCCCCGCGGGAACCCGCCGGTGAGCGGAATGCCGATGACCCGTCCCGGCTCGTCCGTCAACTCCCTGGGATCCAGTACGGGGTTGGCGTCGGCGATCCGCCACCACTGGCCGGGGTCGCCGAGGAACCGCTGCCCGAGGAGGTCGGGCCGCTCGCCGGCGCCGACGGTGTGCGGCTCGGTCTCCTCGTCCAGCGGCGGTAGCAACCGCCGCTTGGTGTAGCGGACTTCGGAGCCGTCGGCGCGCCGGTGAACACCGATCTCGGCGTCGTGGTAGCGGCTGGTGCGCGGGTAGGGGTGGGCGCCCGGAATCGAGTCCAGCGCGCTCTCGTACGGCTCGGTCTCCGCCATCTCCTCCTCATCCCCTTCCGGTCAGGAGGCCGGCGCCGCCGAGGCCCGGCGCGCCGGGGCCGCCACCGCGCGCGGCGGCGGCGAGCCGTTCCTTCTGCGCCAGGTGGGCCAGGTACAGGTCGGCGCCCCGGTGTCCGGCCGGCAGGTCGCTGACGGTCAGGATCTTCATCCCGATGCTGAGCGAGGCCCGGATCGGGTTGAGGTGCACGTCGAACGCCGACTCGTTGACGGACAGTTCGGTCAGCCGCACCGGCATCACCCGCTTGCTCCCCCAGGTGAACAGCGTCAACGGCATCTCGATCGGACTGATCTCGATGCTGCCCTTCTGCGACAGCCTGGTTGCGGCGCGTAATTGCGCGGTGGTCGGCTGCACCAGCATCTCCAGCACGGCGAGCTGCGGATGAATGCCGTCCGGCGCGGCGATCTCCAGTTGATCGGTGGCGTCGATCTCGGCGGTGAACTTCCACGTCTCCTGCGCGGGCCCCTTCAACCGCAACGCCTCGTTCCGGTCCCCACTGCCGGTCCCCCCACCACCGGCGTCCCCGCCGTCCCCGGCGGACTGGGGCGCGATGCCGCGTTCCAGGGTGTCGGGGTTGAACTGGAGGACGATGACGCGTTGCGGGGTGCCGTGGTCGGGGTCGACCACGACGATCCCGGAGCGGATGGGTCGGGGGATGTCGGGGTAGCGGGTCATCCTTCGCCCTCCTCGCTCGCCACGTACTCAAGCGCCATCGACCACCAGTTCTCGGGCCGCTCGAATGAGATGGGGTTCAGACTCCTCAAGTGATGCGAAAGCTTCTCGAACTCACTCGCTGCGTCTCCTGATCCCATCGCGCGCTTTTGATGGAGATCGATCAGATAGAGAAATTCAACGAATTCCGCAAGGTCCCGATTGACGACTTCACCGCGAGGCGTCCCCCGCAACTGTGCCAGCGTGACAAACCCTTCGCGTGCATCCACTGAAAACCGGAATCCCGGGTCTCCGGGCGGCCCCCCGATGACGACCTCACGATGGTTGCCGCCATCCGGAAGGGGGATGTCGATCACCTCCAGGAAAGCCGGACCTCCTTCGACCAGCACGGAAAAGAAAGGTGGACTGCTTCGAGGAATTCCTGTCTCCCTCAGAACGCGCGCATCCACCGAGC
This is a stretch of genomic DNA from Streptomyces rubradiris. It encodes these proteins:
- a CDS encoding phage baseplate assembly protein V — its product is MAAPSNRYLGKFRGRVVSNDDPLRLGRITAEVPDVLGDEPSTWALPCLPFTGPESGQFVVPPPGVGVWMEFEQGDPSFPVWTGCWYGDASELPPDARRELRANAASKPVVVQTPGDHKIVLNDTAGTEQGILLQAQGGAYIRITKEAVVIATGAGAEITLRGREVTINQGQLTAQSKR
- a CDS encoding SUKH-4 family immunity protein, whose amino-acid sequence is MITHQEMAGLYGEGNLVRPSEAEIDRLGLRSVDARVLRETGIPRSSPPFFSVLVEGGPAFLEVIDIPLPDGGNHREVVIGGPPGDPGFRFSVDAREGFVTLAQLRGTPRGEVVNRDLAEFVEFLYLIDLHQKRAMGSGDAASEFEKLSHHLRSLNPISFERPENWWSMALEYVASEEGEG